In Arthrobacter sp. SLBN-112, a genomic segment contains:
- a CDS encoding DUF222 domain-containing protein — MGIGTDLAVVMEGVRASVAALDVLVREDAALEGAALEGAALHPAGAGTGAGAGPGAGAGVGVGFEAGTGVDVLARRYELCLERLDVVARLEAQLAAVKAQDAVECVGLQQAITPPEAPVGERTYAEMSAVEEIAGVLTISSGAAGALVGQARRVCSLPPLMDSLAAGAVSWQHAKVIIDETEGLTPAGAAGLVAHFFDPEAPNPARGAAPGELVPSRFRAKVRAWRERRHPETLEKRHAKGVADRRMDYTPDRDGMGWISLHLPGDTACAIWNRSTATARGLQGPTEERTLTQLRADVAASLLLGAGISTAAAASTNHTDHPNPALGSGTTSTGGTEHASAAATGAGRDTDPVHATGMASTEGTGTEGAGTAGGIGKVPVPRADVLVMVPVFSLLGLTDEPAVLDGFGPIPASMARRLVADGAESFYRVLVDPRDGAPMEIGRTRYRLPETIKKWIRMRDCKCTFPGCNNRTADNDTDHLTAWENGGQTDVRNLGQLCPKHHRLKHARPWIPTPATTNQPPGWTSPTGRHYKPEHPDPEPTHWPPTTLPVKVDAQRAEMGAPPSPTTSPEVTATPNTSALPDPEWQLEELQFQQLIAGMPAWPDPPPEEPQGNHLLDPDELPVTDPLWDDFRAAPFLAPLDAAKDWDLLPS, encoded by the coding sequence ATGGGAATTGGTACGGATTTGGCGGTGGTGATGGAGGGTGTTCGCGCCTCTGTTGCTGCGCTGGATGTGCTGGTTCGGGAGGATGCTGCCCTTGAGGGTGCGGCGCTGGAGGGTGCCGCGCTTCACCCTGCCGGGGCTGGTACTGGGGCTGGTGCTGGGCCCGGCGCTGGTGCTGGTGTTGGTGTTGGTTTTGAAGCCGGTACTGGTGTTGATGTGTTGGCGCGGCGGTATGAGCTGTGCCTGGAACGCTTGGATGTTGTGGCCCGGTTGGAGGCGCAGCTCGCGGCGGTGAAGGCACAGGACGCCGTGGAGTGCGTCGGGTTGCAGCAGGCCATAACCCCTCCCGAGGCCCCGGTGGGCGAGCGCACTTATGCGGAGATGTCGGCGGTGGAGGAGATCGCCGGGGTCCTGACCATCAGTTCCGGGGCCGCGGGGGCCTTGGTGGGGCAGGCACGGCGGGTGTGTTCGCTGCCGCCGCTGATGGACTCTCTGGCCGCAGGTGCAGTGTCTTGGCAGCACGCGAAGGTCATTATTGATGAGACTGAGGGCCTTACCCCCGCGGGTGCTGCCGGGTTGGTGGCGCACTTCTTCGACCCCGAAGCGCCCAACCCCGCCAGAGGCGCCGCGCCCGGTGAACTCGTGCCCTCCCGGTTCCGGGCCAAGGTCCGCGCCTGGCGGGAACGCCGCCACCCCGAAACCCTGGAGAAACGCCACGCCAAGGGGGTGGCGGACCGGCGGATGGACTACACCCCGGACCGCGACGGCATGGGCTGGATCTCGCTCCACCTGCCCGGGGACACCGCGTGCGCCATCTGGAACCGCAGCACCGCCACCGCCCGCGGCCTCCAAGGCCCCACGGAAGAGCGGACCCTCACCCAGCTCCGCGCCGACGTCGCCGCATCCCTCCTCCTCGGCGCCGGGATCAGCACTGCGGCTGCTGCGAGCACCAACCACACCGACCACCCCAACCCGGCCCTCGGGTCCGGCACCACCTCCACCGGTGGCACCGAACACGCCAGCGCAGCTGCAACTGGGGCCGGCCGCGACACGGATCCGGTGCATGCCACCGGTATGGCCAGCACCGAAGGTACTGGGACCGAGGGTGCCGGGACCGCTGGGGGCATTGGCAAGGTTCCCGTTCCTCGGGCGGATGTCCTGGTCATGGTGCCGGTGTTTTCGCTGCTTGGCCTCACCGATGAACCCGCCGTGCTGGACGGGTTTGGGCCGATCCCGGCGTCAATGGCACGCAGGCTGGTCGCGGACGGGGCGGAATCGTTCTACCGGGTCCTGGTCGACCCGAGGGACGGGGCGCCCATGGAAATCGGCCGGACCCGTTACCGGCTGCCGGAGACCATCAAGAAATGGATCCGGATGCGCGACTGTAAATGCACCTTCCCCGGCTGCAACAACCGCACCGCGGACAACGACACCGACCACCTCACCGCCTGGGAAAACGGCGGCCAAACGGATGTCCGGAACCTGGGCCAGCTCTGCCCCAAGCACCACCGGCTCAAACACGCCCGCCCCTGGATACCAACCCCCGCAACAACCAACCAGCCACCCGGCTGGACCTCACCCACCGGCCGCCACTACAAACCCGAACACCCAGACCCCGAACCAACCCACTGGCCACCAACAACCCTGCCGGTGAAAGTTGACGCGCAGCGTGCTGAGATGGGCGCCCCGCCGAGCCCCACAACTTCACCGGAGGTGACGGCCACGCCGAACACTTCAGCACTGCCGGACCCGGAATGGCAGCTGGAGGAACTGCAGTTCCAGCAACTCATCGCCGGGATGCCCGCATGGCCGGACCCGCCACCCGAGGAACCACAAGGCAACCACCTCCTGGATCCGGATGAGCTCCCGGTGACGGATCCCCTGTGGGACGACTTCCGCGCTGCACCGTTCCTCGCGCCGCTGGACGCAGCGAAGGACTGGGACCTCCTTCCGTCATAG
- a CDS encoding MoaD/ThiS family protein, producing MLVRYFAAARAASGFEEEKFDLPAGSTIADLLEAVLAVPRAEPPAGTPPLPRLLSRSSFLLNEVAVRDHATVLGPDDVIDVLPPFAGG from the coding sequence ATGCTTGTACGTTACTTCGCTGCCGCACGCGCTGCGTCCGGGTTTGAGGAAGAGAAGTTTGACCTGCCCGCAGGCTCCACCATTGCGGACCTGCTGGAGGCGGTGCTGGCGGTGCCCCGTGCCGAACCCCCTGCAGGGACCCCGCCGCTTCCGCGGCTCCTGTCCCGCAGCAGCTTCCTGCTCAACGAGGTGGCCGTGCGGGACCATGCCACCGTTCTCGGCCCCGATGACGTGATTGACGTGCTGCCGCCGTTCGCCGGCGGGTAG
- the glp gene encoding gephyrin-like molybdotransferase Glp, translating to MTSHPPHGHPPDIHARHGREPARSVADHAAAVAALLQGLRTAGRTEMLPLGQALGRGLAADVAAPVSLPPFANSQMDGYAVRSSDIPGDGADLGVVTPVPAGSTPPALEPGTAAPIMTGAVIPAGADAVVPIERAVPDHFLEPGQGGTVTLPATGPGTYVRYAGSDIAAGERALAAGTCLGPAQLGLLAALGMAEVPVYQAPTVLLVTTGDEVVEPGRPLPPGKIYDSNGTLLEAAMKQAGLTVRRAGISTDNPDELRTLLRAQGPGADLIVTTGGVSKGAYEVVRQAMAGQPVDFLHVAMQPGGPQGLGTFDDVPFLGFPGNPVSCLVSFEMFLRPALSGLLGAPAARLPLRARLAHALTSPGPKHQVRRGSLQPGGTVRLEGGESSHLMHALAGSNVLVHVPAGVTELAAGDEVEVWML from the coding sequence ATGACCAGCCACCCCCCGCACGGCCACCCTCCGGACATCCACGCCCGGCACGGACGGGAACCCGCACGCTCCGTCGCTGACCATGCCGCCGCCGTCGCAGCACTCCTCCAGGGGCTCCGCACGGCAGGACGCACCGAAATGCTGCCACTCGGCCAAGCACTGGGCCGGGGGCTGGCGGCGGACGTGGCCGCACCGGTCAGCCTTCCTCCGTTCGCCAATTCCCAAATGGACGGTTACGCCGTCCGTTCCAGTGACATTCCGGGCGACGGCGCCGACCTGGGAGTCGTGACCCCGGTACCCGCCGGATCCACCCCGCCGGCGCTCGAGCCGGGTACCGCGGCGCCCATCATGACAGGTGCGGTGATCCCGGCGGGGGCTGACGCCGTCGTCCCCATCGAACGGGCCGTGCCGGACCACTTCCTGGAACCCGGCCAGGGCGGCACCGTGACCCTGCCCGCCACCGGGCCCGGAACGTACGTGCGGTACGCCGGCAGCGACATCGCCGCAGGGGAGCGGGCCTTGGCCGCCGGGACCTGCCTGGGACCGGCGCAACTGGGGCTGCTCGCCGCGCTGGGCATGGCGGAGGTGCCGGTTTACCAGGCCCCCACTGTCCTGCTGGTCACCACCGGGGACGAAGTGGTGGAACCCGGCCGGCCGCTCCCGCCCGGCAAGATCTACGATTCCAACGGGACCCTCCTCGAAGCCGCCATGAAGCAGGCAGGCCTCACCGTCCGGCGGGCCGGTATTTCCACCGACAATCCGGATGAACTGCGGACGCTGCTGCGCGCCCAGGGTCCGGGTGCCGACCTCATCGTCACCACCGGCGGGGTCAGCAAAGGCGCTTACGAAGTGGTGCGGCAGGCCATGGCCGGACAGCCCGTCGATTTCCTGCACGTGGCCATGCAGCCCGGCGGCCCCCAGGGCCTGGGAACGTTCGACGACGTCCCCTTCCTTGGGTTCCCCGGCAATCCGGTCAGCTGCCTGGTGTCCTTCGAGATGTTCCTCCGCCCGGCCCTGTCCGGACTCCTGGGCGCACCGGCGGCCAGGCTGCCGCTGCGGGCACGCCTGGCCCACGCGCTCACGTCCCCCGGGCCCAAGCACCAGGTCCGGCGCGGCAGCCTGCAACCGGGGGGCACCGTCCGGCTGGAGGGCGGCGAGAGCTCCCACCTGATGCATGCGCTCGCGGGCTCGAACGTCCTGGTCCACGTTCCGGCCGGCGTAACGGAGCTCGCCGCCGGCGACGAGGTGGAAGTATGGATGCTGTGA
- a CDS encoding LuxR family transcriptional regulator yields the protein MGAPSPAVTLLQATEGELARSPVWNGVMQRYGVRDVLSTVFSDKYGCWAWLDLWRTGDSRAFSDQEASYLAALAEVVAAGLRRAVAGEFRANAAPGTASFGNGSVRNGEHPLPAQAVLTLDDDLRIAGQTASVDDWLRLLQPGPSPHHHVPAEVLNVAAQLLAREAGVDSHEAEGRVNIGAGRWATLRATRMASGAPDSAGPPLAVTIQGCSASSRLDMFARAFGLTPRQGELLRLASTGADTGTMAEAQGVSQYTVQDQFKHVFQTCGVHSRPSLLAMALGNGI from the coding sequence ATGGGCGCGCCTTCTCCGGCCGTAACCCTGCTGCAGGCAACAGAAGGGGAGTTGGCCCGCAGCCCGGTGTGGAACGGTGTGATGCAACGCTATGGCGTTCGGGACGTACTTTCCACGGTCTTTTCCGACAAGTACGGGTGCTGGGCTTGGCTCGATCTGTGGCGGACGGGTGACTCCCGCGCATTCAGCGACCAGGAGGCTTCCTATCTGGCTGCGCTTGCAGAAGTAGTAGCTGCAGGCCTGCGGAGGGCCGTGGCCGGGGAGTTCCGGGCGAACGCGGCGCCAGGGACTGCTTCTTTCGGCAACGGCTCCGTCCGTAACGGCGAGCATCCGTTGCCGGCGCAGGCAGTCCTGACGTTGGACGACGACCTGCGCATAGCAGGACAGACTGCGTCGGTCGACGACTGGCTGCGGTTGTTGCAGCCAGGACCGTCCCCGCACCATCACGTTCCTGCTGAGGTGTTGAATGTTGCAGCCCAGCTTCTTGCCAGGGAGGCGGGCGTGGATAGCCACGAAGCGGAGGGCAGGGTGAACATTGGTGCGGGGCGTTGGGCCACCCTGCGGGCCACCCGAATGGCGTCAGGAGCGCCTGATTCGGCAGGTCCGCCGCTGGCGGTGACGATCCAGGGCTGTTCCGCTTCGTCCCGGCTGGATATGTTCGCCCGGGCCTTTGGCCTGACACCCCGGCAAGGTGAGCTGTTGCGTTTGGCTTCAACGGGGGCGGATACGGGAACCATGGCTGAGGCCCAGGGAGTGAGTCAGTACACCGTTCAGGATCAGTTCAAGCACGTCTTCCAGACCTGTGGAGTCCACAGCCGTCCTTCACTCCTGGCCATGGCTCTTGGGAACGGGATTTAG
- the moaA gene encoding GTP 3',8-cyclase MoaA, translated as MSVQLGMPQPREEAASALPGVPAPRPADAPAGLVDRYGRRATDMRLSLTDKCNLRCTYCMPAEGLEWLAKQAVMSAAEIVRIVRVGVEQLGVRELRLTGGEPLVRHDLVEIISALRTNHPDLPISMTTNGVGLAKKAAALKAAGLTRINVSLDSLHEETFAKLTRRPFLGQVLAGVDAAWDAGLGPVKLNAVLMRGINDLESPQLLAWALERGYELRFIEQMPLDADHGWTRRNMITAAEIRQLLSRDFVLSPDSRSRDGAPAERFDVRRRAAGSLEADGPVLGTVGIIASVTEPFCADCRRTRITAEGKIMSCLFSREEFDLLGLLRSGATDDELAQRWQDAMWLKPKAHGMDHVGLDAPDFVQPDRSMSAIGG; from the coding sequence ATGAGTGTCCAGCTAGGCATGCCGCAGCCGCGGGAGGAAGCAGCATCGGCGCTGCCGGGCGTCCCCGCACCCCGCCCCGCGGACGCACCGGCCGGGCTGGTGGACCGGTATGGCCGCCGCGCCACGGACATGAGGCTGTCCCTGACGGACAAGTGCAACCTCCGCTGCACGTACTGCATGCCGGCGGAGGGCCTTGAATGGCTCGCCAAGCAGGCCGTCATGTCGGCCGCGGAAATCGTCCGGATCGTCCGCGTGGGCGTTGAACAGCTGGGTGTCCGGGAACTGCGGCTGACGGGCGGCGAGCCCCTTGTCCGGCACGACCTCGTTGAGATCATCTCGGCGCTGCGGACCAACCATCCGGACCTGCCGATCTCGATGACCACCAACGGCGTAGGCCTCGCCAAGAAGGCGGCGGCGCTCAAGGCAGCCGGGCTGACCCGCATCAACGTCTCGCTGGATTCCCTGCACGAGGAAACCTTCGCCAAACTGACCCGGCGGCCGTTCCTGGGCCAGGTCCTGGCCGGAGTGGACGCCGCCTGGGACGCAGGCCTGGGCCCGGTGAAACTGAACGCTGTCCTCATGCGCGGCATCAACGATCTGGAGTCGCCGCAGCTGCTGGCCTGGGCCCTGGAGCGGGGGTACGAACTGCGGTTTATCGAGCAGATGCCGCTCGACGCCGACCATGGCTGGACCCGCCGCAACATGATTACCGCAGCCGAGATCCGCCAGCTGCTCTCCAGGGATTTTGTCCTCAGTCCGGATTCACGGTCCCGTGACGGTGCCCCGGCCGAGCGCTTTGACGTACGACGACGGGCGGCCGGTTCGCTGGAGGCGGACGGTCCGGTACTGGGAACAGTGGGGATCATCGCCTCCGTCACGGAGCCGTTCTGCGCGGATTGCAGGCGCACCCGGATCACTGCTGAGGGCAAAATCATGAGCTGCCTGTTCTCGCGCGAGGAGTTCGATTTGCTCGGGTTGCTGCGTTCGGGCGCGACTGACGATGAACTGGCGCAGCGGTGGCAGGATGCCATGTGGCTCAAGCCAAAGGCCCACGGCATGGACCACGTGGGACTGGACGCTCCGGACTTCGTCCAGCCGGACCGCAGCATGAGCGCCATCGGGGGCTGA
- a CDS encoding molybdopterin-dependent oxidoreductase — translation MAVGELLAGFLSPSLSPLTAVGGAVIDAVPPGVKDWAVSVFGTADKAALLAGMALVIAILAAVAGVLEFRRRFRGAAMVGIFGAVGAAAILTRAQMTPVALALPVVAAVVAVVLLRFLAGKLQEWDAGGPGTAASGGSRRSFLQALAGTAAVSAVFGVLAGAWRGATSAVSDARARIALPVPASPAPPVPAAADLGVAGMTPLVTPNREFYRIDTALSVPAVNPDNWVLKVTGMVDREVQLSYADLLAKPLTERHITIACVSNGVGGDLIGNARWLGWPVRELLAQAGPHPGADMVLSRSSDGWTAGTPLEVLTDTRDALLAVGMNGEPLPLEHGFPVRMIVPGLYGYVSATKWVTELKVTTFAQDAGYWTPRGWSARGPIKTSSRIDVPRSGHPVSAGSVVFAGVAWAQHTGIQKVELRFNRGPWREADLATGLSADTWYQWKLAADLTPGQYEVQVRATDLTGRPQEETERPPAPDGATGFHTVRVDVKS, via the coding sequence GTGGCCGTGGGGGAGTTGCTCGCAGGGTTTCTCAGTCCTTCCCTCTCGCCACTGACGGCTGTTGGCGGTGCCGTCATCGACGCCGTCCCGCCGGGTGTCAAGGACTGGGCGGTCTCCGTCTTCGGTACGGCAGACAAAGCTGCGCTCCTGGCGGGCATGGCGCTGGTCATTGCCATCCTGGCCGCAGTGGCAGGGGTGCTGGAGTTCCGCCGCCGCTTCAGGGGTGCGGCCATGGTGGGCATCTTCGGGGCCGTCGGAGCCGCCGCCATCCTCACACGGGCCCAAATGACCCCTGTAGCCCTGGCGTTGCCGGTTGTTGCTGCGGTGGTGGCGGTGGTCCTCCTGCGCTTCCTCGCCGGCAAGCTGCAGGAGTGGGACGCAGGCGGCCCTGGAACGGCTGCGTCCGGCGGCTCCCGGCGAAGCTTCCTCCAGGCCCTTGCCGGCACCGCGGCGGTGTCTGCCGTGTTCGGCGTGCTGGCCGGCGCCTGGCGCGGGGCGACAAGCGCCGTCAGCGACGCCAGGGCACGCATCGCCTTGCCCGTCCCGGCGTCACCCGCGCCGCCGGTTCCGGCCGCCGCGGACCTCGGCGTGGCGGGAATGACGCCCCTGGTCACGCCAAACCGCGAGTTCTATCGGATCGACACCGCGCTGTCCGTCCCGGCGGTCAACCCGGACAACTGGGTCCTCAAAGTCACCGGCATGGTTGACCGGGAGGTCCAGCTCTCCTACGCGGACCTCCTGGCAAAACCGCTGACCGAACGCCACATCACCATCGCCTGCGTCTCCAACGGCGTGGGCGGCGACCTGATCGGGAACGCCCGCTGGCTGGGCTGGCCGGTCCGCGAATTGCTCGCACAGGCCGGGCCCCACCCCGGAGCGGACATGGTGCTCTCCAGGAGCTCCGACGGTTGGACGGCCGGGACACCCCTGGAGGTCCTCACCGACACCAGGGACGCGCTGCTGGCTGTCGGCATGAACGGAGAGCCGCTGCCGCTGGAGCATGGCTTTCCCGTCCGGATGATCGTCCCGGGCCTCTACGGCTACGTGTCCGCCACCAAATGGGTCACCGAACTGAAGGTCACCACATTTGCGCAGGACGCCGGGTACTGGACCCCGCGGGGCTGGTCCGCGCGCGGGCCCATCAAGACGTCCTCCCGCATCGATGTGCCCCGCAGCGGACACCCGGTCAGCGCAGGGTCCGTGGTCTTCGCGGGCGTCGCCTGGGCCCAGCACACCGGAATCCAAAAGGTGGAACTGAGGTTCAACCGGGGACCCTGGCGGGAAGCCGACCTCGCAACGGGCCTGTCCGCGGACACCTGGTACCAGTGGAAACTGGCCGCGGACCTCACCCCCGGGCAGTATGAGGTCCAGGTCCGCGCCACCGACCTCACGGGCCGACCCCAGGAGGAAACCGAGCGGCCACCGGCGCCGGACGGGGCCACCGGATTCCACACGGTTAGAGTGGACGTGAAATCCTGA
- a CDS encoding DUF1579 family protein, translating to MVQGPGLQRGHAALSALLGHWRGSTLVAAGPWGPERSLDAEVTYSQVAGGQGVVQSYRHVEPDGSHFEGHGIFTVDPVHNDVLWYYIDSSGVPPGTAARCTWHDPVLRVERRGAGGWTRHSIRVDGDVLTHVTELKSLAKDDAGDAPEARTDGRGSAYKPFMRSVFRRD from the coding sequence ATGGTGCAGGGTCCGGGACTCCAACGCGGACATGCGGCGTTGTCCGCGCTGTTGGGCCACTGGCGCGGCAGCACGCTTGTGGCTGCCGGTCCCTGGGGCCCGGAGCGCAGCTTGGATGCCGAAGTGACGTACAGCCAAGTGGCCGGGGGCCAGGGGGTGGTCCAGAGCTACCGGCACGTCGAACCCGACGGCAGCCATTTCGAAGGCCACGGCATCTTCACCGTCGACCCCGTCCATAACGACGTGCTCTGGTACTACATCGACAGTTCCGGGGTTCCGCCGGGTACCGCGGCACGCTGTACCTGGCACGATCCCGTCCTCCGTGTTGAACGCCGCGGCGCCGGAGGCTGGACACGCCACTCCATCCGCGTGGACGGCGACGTCCTGACTCACGTCACAGAACTCAAATCCCTGGCCAAAGACGACGCCGGCGACGCGCCGGAAGCAAGAACGGACGGAAGAGGTTCTGCCTACAAGCCGTTCATGCGCTCGGTCTTTCGCCGCGACTGA
- the moaC gene encoding cyclic pyranopterin monophosphate synthase MoaC, with protein MDAVNAEQTPALTHLRQDGSAQMVDVSAKAETTREATATATVRTTTGVMELLGTGGLPKGDALAVARVAGIMAAKKTPDLIPLCHPLPLSKVTVDFDLGPDAVTISSTVKTRGVTGVEMEALTAASVAALSVYDMIKAVDKHAVLTDIKVLAKSGGKSGDWAL; from the coding sequence ATGGATGCTGTGAACGCAGAACAGACCCCCGCACTGACGCACCTGCGCCAGGACGGCAGCGCCCAGATGGTGGACGTCTCCGCCAAAGCCGAGACCACCCGGGAAGCCACGGCCACCGCCACGGTCCGGACCACCACCGGGGTGATGGAACTCCTGGGCACCGGCGGACTCCCCAAGGGAGACGCCCTGGCCGTTGCCCGCGTGGCCGGCATCATGGCCGCCAAGAAGACCCCCGACCTCATCCCGCTCTGCCATCCGTTGCCCCTGTCCAAGGTCACGGTTGATTTTGACCTTGGACCTGATGCTGTCACCATCAGTTCCACCGTGAAGACCCGGGGCGTCACCGGAGTGGAAATGGAAGCACTGACGGCCGCATCCGTTGCTGCCCTGAGCGTGTACGACATGATCAAGGCCGTGGACAAGCACGCTGTCCTGACGGACATCAAGGTGCTGGCCAAAAGCGGCGGCAAGAGCGGAGACTGGGCGCTGTGA